A genomic window from Glycine soja cultivar W05 chromosome 10, ASM419377v2, whole genome shotgun sequence includes:
- the LOC114369867 gene encoding PRA1 family protein D-like encodes MWPSAEMLSNIKEASQSVVSTRRPWRVFLDPSSLSLPSSISETTTRLAHNLTYFLFNYALLLLLVFLLTLLRHPFPLLLFLLLSAAWYFLYFSRDDLPIAIIPLSLVTLVALFATGAWLYLLLAVLIAAVVVFLHAALRSTDELVGDDQESPYGPMLGDTPATGAYVPV; translated from the coding sequence ATGTGGCCCTCGGCGGAGATGCTATCAAACATAAAGGAAGCAAGTCAAAGCGTGGTGTCGACGCGGCGCCCCTGGCGCGTGTTCCTTGACCCCTCCTCCCTCAGCCTCCCATCCTCCATCTCGGAAACCACCACGCGCCTCGCCCACAACCTGACCTACTTCCTCTTCAACTAcgccctcctcctcctcctcgtcTTCCTCCTCACCCTCCTCCGCCACCCCTTccccctcctcctcttcctcctcctctccGCCGCCTGGTACTTCCTCTACTTCTCCCGCGACGACCTCCCCATCGCAATCATCCCTCTCTCCCTCGTCACCCTCGTCGCTCTCTTTGCCACCGGCGCCTGGCTCTACCTCCTCCTCGCGGTGCTCATTGCGGCCGTGGTCGTTTTCTTGCACGCTGCGCTCAGGAGTACGGACGAGCTTGTTGGGGACGATCAAGAATCCCCTTATGGTCCTATGCTTGGTGACACTCCTGCTACTGGTGCCTATGTCCCTGTTTGA